The Plasmodium cynomolgi strain B DNA, chromosome 5, whole genome shotgun sequence genome segment TAATAATCGTGATATTACGGTATTGGTACGTTGATATCACTTTTTcgtgttcttttttgtttccccccttttttgcctcctttttttttttgctgaccACACTCATTACACTgaaaattgccaaaaaaacgaatgcgCTCATTGTTCTACATAGGGTTGCAACTGCGGGGGGTACCACATAGCTGTTATACATTTTAATCAACGGGTTTATATCGGGTTGGAAGGATACTCTGCCTACCTCTTATCTTCCCAATGGAATGGGCACATTGGACAAGtgcaaaatatgaacagcagcaatgggagtaaaaaaaaaaaaaaaaaaNNNNNNNNNNNNNNNNNNNNNNNNNNNNNNNNNNNNNNNNNNNNNNNNNNaagaaaaatggcaaaaaagaaataaaaaaaaaaaaaagaattcaccTTTTAAAAGTATCGAATTCgtaaaataaagaatgagGGAGGAGCAGGTTATGCTTTTCTACTGAACTTCCCTTCAAGGAGGCGCACGAAGTagatatatgtatgcaatgacatatatacatgcatgcatacacatgGCCGCGTTCACCACTGCGGGGCCGTTCCCAACTGCGCTCACCTAATCCCTACGTGAGCACGTCCATTTGCTCGCCTAGCAATCGATGGGTGCGCATTCGACGCTCAGTgataggagaaaaaaaaaaagccaactTGTGTAAGTACGCACCCATGACGGGGGAACAAATGCACAGGTGAGTTCACACATGCTGGCATCTCTCCTCTCCCCACCATCAGCTGCATGTGCATTTCGCACCAGGTCGATTCTCCCAATCGGGTAACCGCGACAAAACGCGACAAACCGCGACTAGCTAACCACTGCCGACTAACCGCCGCCCACTACCACTACCCACCAAcgcatgcacacaaaaaaaggggaaaaattaaaaagcatcaaataatttaaagtggaaaaattcaaaaggCCGAAGGAAAGGAACATGTATTAATTCGATTCGCAATTAACAAGGACATCTTTTAAAGGCATGAGTGTAATTTGGGTGAATGAAGGGGAAGGTGGGAAAGGAGGGGTAGGGACTCGAGGGGTTAAATAGACAATCCTTTACTTTAATTCTTCAAaggtacgaaaaaaataaaaaaataaggacagGCACAATGCTGTCCATGGCACagttatgtatataaacgAATAAACGCATAAACATGTGCATCATGCTACATACACGTGTGAGTGAATCGAGGGGTGGGGGGTTATACACAGGGAGATGCTTCTCCACGTTGGTTCTGGCGTATTCAAGTATACACATGCGGATGCTCATGCGTGGAGGCACACTGGAAAGAAAATACGCACGCGACATCACACGGCTGAGGGGTTAACTATGCTCGGCTACTCAAAGCGAGGGTGCGCATTCCTGTCGGCCCGTGGGGGGATACACAAACATGCATACGTAACGATAAGCGTGTAAATACGAAGGCATACGCGTCTACCTATACGGGAGCACACGTCTACATATTTGGGAACACGTAGCTACATTCGCACATACCATCGTCACTACTGTACCGAGTTGCAcgcaagaagaagaaatggggggggggggctAAAAACTACCTCCACGAGGCTGTAGGGAAGGGCACTTCGCCTTCTTGATAGCCGGCTTCAATCACATGCACCTTCGGCGCTTTTTTCAGTGCCCATGCCACTCGCACAGACACACGAGGATATACGCACATGCACACGaaaacatacacacatgcacacgaaaacatacacacatgcacacatgcatatatgcacacatacacacgcaAACTTCCGCAAGCCACACCTTATTCTACAAACATCTTTATTTTCTGATTGTTCAACATGCCACCATCATAACGGCcttaagggggaaaaaaaagggacaattTCAAAGGGTGAACTCCACACGAGCATTGTGCGAGCCACACACATGATTTGTGTGCAACTAGTGGACACTCATACACTCTCACGAACGAGCGGCACAACATCCTTCGTGCTCTCGCTCCCCTCAAATCGCTTTTTTCTGCACAGTCGTTCGTTCTTAATTTATTACTAGCTGCGAAGGCGGCCGATTCGAAGTCCGGAAAGGTTAAGCATGCGCAGCCTGAGTGCTCGCCctgcagggaaaaaaaaaaaaaaaaaaaaaaaaaaaaatttgtgtataGCTAGCTAGTCAATTTGTcactttcacaaaaaaaaaaaaatgttgtagcCATTTTGTGATGGCTCAAAATATTCCTACCTTGCTGGTCAACATAATGTCCGCTCGAAGAATGTTCCCCATGAACCTGAAGGTTTCCAAAATTTCCCTGGAACTTAGGTTTTTCGGGATCTGCAGTGCGGGTAAAATATGGGCATGTGTGCTTGTGTACGAGTGGGCATGCGTTCACACGTAAACTACATGGGCATACACAAATATGCTCCCATGGGTGGTAAGGAGGACTAAATGCTCACAACGCAAAAACTCACATTCGTGACGATTATGTTGTGCGGCCTGCTGTCAAAGGGCTGGTTGGACATTCTCGTCATTTTGTCCTTGTACTTGTTgaacttcattttgtctgAACCTTGATCATCTAAAAGGGAGAAACAGAGGGAAACGTAATGGTAAAGAAAGTGCATACGTGAAGGATAAAACATGACAACTCGATCAGCTACCAATTGCTGGGCTGCGCCCTACGCAGGCGCACTATACTCGCACAATTTTAATGCACGCtgcggaaagaaaaatttattacacaTGGGGTACTTCATATTCGATAAGCTGCTATCATATGGGGCATTGGGCATGGATGCGCCCATGGTGCCTCCCCACATATTGATGTCTacgtgagaaaaaaaaaatgagcatcgTGATGATGGTACACTTCTTTCAAACATTGCCCACTTTAGttgctacaaaaaaaaaggggtctcGTTCAAATGACTGGTGGATTATCCAATCGGTGCATTACTTGGATCACTGCCAAAAGCCCTGGCCTGATAATATTTGGGCATACTGCTATCTTCAATGGAGTTGGGATAACTCCCGTACATTAGTTTATCGTCGCCA includes the following:
- a CDS encoding RNA binding protein putative gives rise to the protein MYGSYPNSIEDSSMPKYYQARAFGSDPNDQGSDKMKFNKYKDKMTRMSNQPFDSRPHNIIVTNIPKNLSSREILETFRFMGNILRADIMLTSKGEHSGCACLTFPDFESAAFAAKLK